A single genomic interval of Mucilaginibacter robiniae harbors:
- a CDS encoding PQQ-dependent sugar dehydrogenase, which translates to MVPRYILRTFLLLSVCLPMCLSGYAQKGLPSKQPYTATVNSMYPQHEDFKESMLSRILVPQGFKASIAATGLGKPRIMALREDGSMYVTRRDVGDVLLLSDKDNDGRFDDLKTVWSKFLGVHGIAIHDGYLYLSSSKSLKRGKIKPDGTVTDTVTLIDNLPDGGQHDNRMIAFGPDGMLYMTVGSNCNDCAETNRENATMLIISPDGKNRRIFARGLRNTIGFDWQPQTHEIWGCDNGTDWRGDDIPPEELNKIEEGGDYGWPWVYGKQLVDVTREDPSGTTKEAYAKTTKPAVMNFPAHSAPIDFRFVGNAAGFPDDYKNDALVAWHGSWNRKVPEGYKVQRIHYVNGHPVSASDFFSGFLDTAKQTRFGRPAGITVAKTGKVYISDDENGVIYCVAPVKP; encoded by the coding sequence ATGGTTCCTAGATATATACTTCGTACGTTTTTGCTGTTAAGTGTTTGCCTGCCCATGTGCTTGAGCGGCTATGCGCAGAAAGGCCTCCCGTCTAAACAGCCTTACACGGCCACTGTCAACTCCATGTACCCGCAGCATGAAGATTTTAAAGAAAGCATGCTGAGCCGCATTCTGGTTCCGCAAGGTTTCAAAGCCTCTATAGCGGCTACGGGTTTGGGTAAGCCCCGCATTATGGCCCTGCGGGAGGATGGTTCGATGTACGTAACCCGCCGTGATGTGGGCGATGTATTATTGTTGAGCGATAAAGACAATGATGGCCGTTTTGATGATTTAAAAACGGTATGGTCTAAGTTTTTAGGGGTGCATGGCATTGCCATACACGATGGTTATTTGTATTTATCCAGCAGTAAATCTTTAAAGCGAGGTAAAATTAAGCCCGATGGTACCGTAACGGATACGGTTACGCTGATTGATAATTTGCCCGATGGCGGTCAGCATGATAACCGGATGATTGCCTTTGGCCCTGACGGTATGCTGTACATGACCGTAGGCAGCAATTGTAACGACTGTGCCGAAACCAACCGTGAAAATGCCACAATGCTGATTATTAGTCCGGATGGAAAAAACCGACGCATTTTTGCCAGAGGCTTGCGTAATACCATTGGGTTCGACTGGCAACCCCAAACGCATGAAATATGGGGTTGTGATAACGGTACTGATTGGCGTGGCGATGATATACCACCTGAAGAACTGAATAAAATTGAAGAAGGGGGCGATTATGGCTGGCCCTGGGTATATGGTAAACAACTGGTAGATGTAACGCGTGAAGACCCATCGGGTACCACCAAGGAGGCTTATGCCAAAACAACCAAGCCGGCAGTTATGAATTTCCCGGCACACAGCGCACCTATCGATTTCCGGTTTGTTGGCAATGCGGCTGGTTTTCCTGATGATTATAAAAATGATGCTCTAGTAGCCTGGCATGGCTCCTGGAACCGTAAAGTTCCGGAAGGGTACAAAGTGCAACGCATTCATTATGTCAATGGTCATCCGGTATCCGCTTCCGATTTCTTTTCAGGTTTTCTGGATACCGCGAAACAAACCCGCTTTGGTCGGCCTGCTGGCATTACAGTGGCTAAAACAGGTAAGGTTTACATATCGGATGATGAAAATGGCGTGATTTACTGTGTAGCGCCGGTAAAGCCTTAA
- a CDS encoding gluconolaconase, producing MNVAKYFLLSVVVLLNLSSNAQTPRINFTLPGLYPEGLAYNPKNNLFYVSSETTGSIGTVDQLGIYRPFYQNATFKSSYGLKVDAKQNRLWACVSDATYSWFSDSTTYKKTGRLVAIDLGNGRKVADINLAKLYAGKHFLNDLTFDNAGNIYVTDSYSPVIYKVDAQGKASIFAQSDLFGGEDIGLNGIAYNPQGFLVVNNDSQGALYRVDIKDPKSIVKVNVDDLFPGADGMLFSNDSTLVLIQNKSVDKVHQLISPDGFKTAEVRMSTSSEDRFQQPSTGTTANGQLYVLNSKVNELSDPTKRPSKDFSIQLVEFKPAQ from the coding sequence ATGAATGTTGCTAAATATTTCCTGTTAAGTGTAGTCGTTCTGCTTAATTTAAGCAGTAATGCGCAAACCCCACGCATTAACTTTACGCTGCCGGGCTTATATCCTGAAGGTTTAGCGTACAACCCTAAAAACAATCTATTTTATGTAAGCTCCGAAACTACAGGCAGCATCGGCACGGTTGATCAGTTGGGTATTTATAGGCCCTTTTATCAGAACGCCACCTTCAAATCTTCCTACGGACTCAAAGTAGATGCCAAGCAAAACCGTTTGTGGGCTTGTGTGTCGGATGCTACGTATAGCTGGTTTTCTGATTCGACCACGTATAAAAAGACCGGCCGTTTAGTGGCTATTGATTTAGGCAACGGTCGTAAAGTAGCTGATATTAACCTGGCTAAATTGTACGCAGGTAAACATTTTCTGAATGATTTAACCTTTGATAATGCAGGCAATATTTACGTAACTGACAGCTATTCGCCGGTAATTTATAAGGTGGATGCTCAAGGGAAAGCTTCCATTTTTGCGCAGAGCGATTTGTTTGGTGGTGAAGATATTGGCCTGAATGGTATTGCCTACAATCCGCAAGGATTTTTAGTAGTGAACAACGATAGCCAGGGCGCATTATACCGGGTGGATATTAAAGACCCGAAAAGCATTGTTAAAGTAAATGTTGATGACTTGTTTCCGGGTGCGGATGGTATGTTGTTCAGCAATGATAGTACGCTGGTGCTGATACAAAACAAGAGCGTAGATAAAGTACACCAGCTCATTAGTCCGGATGGATTTAAAACGGCCGAGGTGCGGATGTCTACCTCGTCCGAAGATCGCTTTCAGCAGCCTAGTACGGGCACTACGGCTAACGGACAATTATACGTGCTCAATTCTAAAGTAAATGAGCTATCCGACCCAACCAAGCGTCCATCAAAAGATTTTTCGATACAGTTGGTAGAGTTCAAACCGGCTCAGTAG
- the thrC gene encoding threonine synthase, translated as MKLYSTNNTAHQVAFQDAVFNSMPQDKGLYMPIEIARLPDSFFTELPQFTLPEIAFQVARHLLQDAIPEADLKALVEDAINFPAPVIKLDENVYVLELFHGPSLAFKDFGARFMSRVMSYFLQPDEKQLDVLVATSGDTGGAVALGFLGVPNTRVTILYPKGKVSQIQELQLTTNGQNIRALEIDGTFDDCQALVKQAFTDAELNAQFRLTSANSINIARLIPQTFYYFNAYAQLLHEGKSKVVFAVPSGNFGNIGAGLLAWKMGLPVQQFIAATNANDTVPAFLKSGVYEPKASVQTIANAMDVGNPSNWMRIADLFKEDLAQLNHLMTGYSYTDEETRKAMQQVFDQYNYVVCPHTAIAWRALQDWQQTHLDAAGVFLSTAHPCKFPDVFPESIASHIQVPEQVKTLEAQQKQMVSLSNNFEGFRNYLLSNQ; from the coding sequence ATGAAATTATATAGCACCAACAATACGGCACATCAGGTAGCCTTTCAGGACGCTGTTTTTAACAGTATGCCGCAGGATAAAGGCTTGTACATGCCCATAGAGATTGCGCGCCTGCCCGACAGCTTTTTTACTGAACTACCGCAGTTTACTTTACCGGAAATTGCCTTTCAGGTAGCTCGGCACTTACTACAGGATGCAATTCCGGAAGCTGACTTGAAAGCTTTAGTAGAGGATGCCATTAACTTTCCGGCACCTGTAATCAAGCTGGATGAAAACGTGTACGTGCTGGAGCTTTTTCATGGCCCTTCATTGGCGTTTAAAGATTTTGGTGCCCGGTTTATGAGCCGGGTAATGAGCTATTTTTTGCAGCCCGATGAAAAACAATTGGATGTACTGGTAGCTACCTCCGGTGATACCGGTGGCGCCGTTGCTTTGGGCTTTTTAGGGGTACCAAACACGCGTGTTACTATTTTATACCCGAAAGGTAAAGTAAGCCAAATTCAAGAACTGCAACTGACCACCAACGGGCAGAACATACGAGCATTGGAAATTGATGGCACCTTTGATGATTGCCAGGCATTGGTAAAACAGGCTTTCACCGATGCGGAACTTAATGCACAATTTCGGCTTACCTCAGCCAACTCCATCAATATTGCCCGATTGATTCCACAAACGTTTTATTATTTTAATGCTTATGCTCAGCTACTGCATGAGGGTAAAAGCAAAGTGGTTTTCGCTGTACCCAGCGGCAACTTTGGTAACATTGGGGCTGGTTTACTGGCTTGGAAAATGGGCTTGCCCGTGCAGCAGTTTATTGCCGCTACCAATGCGAACGATACAGTGCCAGCTTTTTTAAAATCAGGCGTGTATGAGCCTAAAGCTTCGGTGCAAACTATTGCTAATGCAATGGATGTAGGCAACCCCAGCAACTGGATGCGCATTGCAGATTTGTTTAAAGAAGATTTAGCGCAATTAAACCACCTCATGACCGGCTACAGTTATACCGACGAGGAAACGCGCAAAGCGATGCAGCAGGTGTTTGACCAATACAACTATGTAGTTTGTCCGCATACGGCTATTGCCTGGCGAGCCTTGCAGGATTGGCAGCAAACCCATCTAGATGCAGCAGGCGTGTTCTTATCCACTGCACACCCTTGCAAGTTCCCGGATGTTTTTCCTGAAAGTATAGCCAGCCACATTCAGGTTCCCGAACAGGTAAAAACATTGGAAGCACAACAAAAGCAGATGGTAAGTTTGAGTAATAACTTTGAAGGATTTAGAAATTATTTACTGAGTAACCAATAG
- a CDS encoding homoserine kinase, whose protein sequence is MEQEPAAFTSSFNNTSPATENPQPITGNPQPGTEIKVFAPATVANVVCGFDVLGFAVDEPGDEVVMRVTDQPGITISKITGDNGRLPLNPAKNTVSVSVQHYLDSIGRTDLGLDIELHKKMPIGSGLGSSSASTVAGLFAAKTLLGDERDAAQLLPFAMKGEEMACGHGHADNVAPALLGGFVLIRSYEPLDVIRLPHPTGLYCAIVFPEVDVPTREARQIIRNKIAMKDAVTQWGNIAGLVSGLFMQDIDLIGRSMQDVLVEPVRSILIPDFYRLRELAMQAGAVGFGISGSGPSVFAFARNEETARQITQQLQQHLSSLKIGSQAYVSTINDAGPRVVV, encoded by the coding sequence ATGGAACAGGAACCAGCAGCCTTTACATCATCTTTCAACAACACAAGTCCCGCAACTGAAAACCCGCAACCTATCACCGGCAACCCGCAACCCGGAACCGAAATTAAAGTTTTTGCACCGGCTACCGTAGCTAATGTGGTTTGCGGCTTTGATGTACTGGGCTTTGCCGTAGATGAACCCGGCGATGAGGTAGTGATGCGCGTAACAGACCAGCCCGGCATTACGATCAGTAAAATCACTGGCGATAATGGCCGGTTGCCGCTAAATCCGGCTAAAAATACGGTAAGCGTAAGTGTGCAGCATTACTTGGACAGCATTGGCCGTACCGATTTAGGTTTGGATATTGAACTTCATAAAAAGATGCCGATTGGTAGCGGCTTAGGCTCTAGTTCGGCCAGTACTGTAGCCGGCTTGTTTGCCGCTAAAACTTTGCTAGGCGATGAAAGGGATGCAGCACAGTTGCTGCCATTCGCCATGAAGGGCGAAGAGATGGCTTGCGGGCATGGTCATGCGGATAATGTGGCGCCAGCCTTACTGGGTGGCTTTGTACTCATTCGTAGCTATGAACCGCTGGATGTAATCCGTTTGCCGCACCCCACCGGCTTGTACTGTGCTATTGTATTCCCGGAGGTAGATGTACCTACCCGCGAAGCCCGACAGATTATCCGCAACAAAATAGCCATGAAAGATGCCGTTACCCAGTGGGGCAATATAGCGGGCTTGGTAAGCGGCTTGTTCATGCAGGATATTGACCTGATTGGCCGCAGTATGCAAGATGTACTGGTAGAACCCGTACGCTCCATCCTGATACCTGATTTTTACCGCTTACGCGAACTGGCTATGCAGGCCGGTGCAGTAGGTTTCGGTATATCCGGTTCGGGCCCATCTGTATTTGCCTTTGCACGTAATGAAGAAACCGCCCGGCAGATTACCCAACAATTACAGCAGCATCTATCGAGCCTAAAAATAGGCTCGCAAGCTTATGTATCTACTATTAATGATGCCGGACCGAGAGTTGTGGTCTGA
- the thrA gene encoding bifunctional aspartate kinase/homoserine dehydrogenase I, which translates to MKVLKFGGTSVGSAESIRTVIDIIGQEREPGSGLVVVTSAMSGVTNLLAEMATNAAAGQEFTAQLAELESRHFDAVKQLLDIPHQNPVYTRLKIYFNQLEDLLQGVFTLRELTAKTRDHILSFGERCSTLLLSRLALQHFQEVLFVDATEVIKTDSSFGQAKVNTGLTDLLIRNLVTENAGKILLVTGFIASNDAGQVTTLGRGGSDYTAALFGAALQATEIQIWTDVNGMMTADPRLVKKAFSLPELTYTEAMELSYFGAKVIYPPTMIPAFLKRIPIVIKNTFEPTFEGTFIRHDVKANNNLPIKGISSISQISILNLQGSGMVGKAGFSGRLFSLLAREQINVILITQSSSEHSITFAVQPEAAEKAQKLIIQEFELELLAQKLDAPVIEGNLAILAIVGENMKQTPGMSGRLFNALGRNGVNVRAIAQGSSEYNISVIISATDLAKAMNAVHDAFFTQFNKTLHVFCLGTGQIGKTLFNQLQQHGDYLQQNNSIQVKIAGISNTRQMLFNSDGLTLDTWQQQLEQHGEPADLAEFVARMKSMNLPNCVFVDNTASPQPIVCYGDVFKANISIVTCNKIGNSGPYSQYKKFKDTARKHGVDFFYETNVGAGLPIIRTLKDLMSSGDRVQKIEAILSGTISYIFNNFKGYVSFHDVVKTAQEKGYTEPDPRDDLSGKDFMRKILILARDAGYPMEAEEVQIENMLPQACLDAQTVDDFYAALKAEDAYFNNLKQQAESSGKVLRYIGKLDNGQASITLQMVDESHPFFSMSGSDNIIAFTTDRYRERPMVVKGPGAGAEVTAAGVFADLINVGAN; encoded by the coding sequence ATGAAAGTTTTAAAATTTGGAGGCACTTCAGTAGGTTCGGCAGAAAGTATCCGTACCGTAATTGACATTATCGGGCAGGAACGTGAACCCGGCTCAGGTTTGGTGGTAGTTACATCGGCCATGAGCGGAGTAACCAATCTGCTGGCAGAAATGGCTACAAATGCAGCTGCCGGACAAGAGTTTACAGCACAATTGGCCGAATTGGAAAGCCGGCATTTTGATGCTGTAAAGCAGTTGCTCGATATTCCGCACCAAAACCCGGTTTATACCCGCCTTAAAATTTACTTCAACCAACTGGAAGATTTGCTGCAAGGCGTGTTTACCTTGCGGGAATTAACTGCCAAAACACGCGACCACATTCTAAGCTTTGGCGAACGCTGTTCTACTTTATTGCTGAGCCGTTTGGCCTTACAGCATTTTCAAGAAGTGTTGTTTGTGGATGCTACTGAGGTGATTAAAACAGACAGCAGCTTCGGGCAGGCTAAAGTAAATACCGGATTAACCGACCTATTAATACGCAACCTGGTTACCGAGAATGCCGGCAAAATATTGCTGGTAACCGGCTTTATTGCCAGTAATGATGCCGGACAGGTAACTACTTTAGGTCGTGGTGGTAGTGATTATACCGCAGCCCTGTTTGGCGCAGCCCTGCAAGCTACTGAGATACAGATTTGGACTGATGTAAACGGCATGATGACTGCCGACCCACGCTTGGTTAAAAAAGCCTTCTCGTTACCGGAACTAACTTATACCGAGGCCATGGAGCTATCGTACTTTGGGGCTAAGGTTATCTATCCACCTACCATGATTCCGGCATTTTTAAAGCGCATTCCTATCGTTATTAAAAATACTTTCGAGCCTACCTTTGAAGGTACCTTTATCCGGCATGATGTAAAAGCTAATAATAATTTACCTATTAAAGGGATCTCTTCCATCAGCCAAATCAGCATCCTGAATTTGCAGGGTAGCGGCATGGTAGGTAAAGCCGGGTTTAGCGGCCGCTTGTTTTCCTTACTAGCTCGCGAGCAGATCAATGTGATTCTGATTACCCAATCTTCCTCCGAGCACAGCATTACCTTCGCGGTACAGCCAGAGGCTGCGGAAAAAGCCCAAAAACTAATCATACAGGAGTTTGAGTTGGAGCTACTGGCGCAAAAGCTGGATGCTCCCGTGATTGAAGGCAACTTGGCCATCTTGGCCATTGTAGGTGAAAACATGAAACAAACGCCGGGCATGTCGGGCCGCTTGTTCAATGCCTTAGGGCGTAATGGGGTGAATGTACGAGCTATTGCGCAAGGTTCGTCGGAGTATAATATTTCGGTTATTATATCGGCAACTGATCTGGCTAAGGCTATGAATGCCGTGCATGATGCCTTTTTTACACAGTTTAACAAAACGCTGCATGTGTTTTGCCTGGGCACCGGTCAAATTGGTAAAACCTTATTCAACCAGCTACAGCAGCACGGCGACTACCTACAACAGAACAACAGCATACAGGTAAAAATTGCTGGTATCAGTAACACCCGCCAGATGCTGTTTAACAGTGATGGCTTAACGCTGGATACCTGGCAGCAACAATTGGAACAGCATGGCGAACCTGCCGATTTAGCCGAGTTTGTAGCCCGCATGAAAAGCATGAACCTGCCCAACTGTGTGTTTGTAGATAACACGGCCAGTCCGCAGCCTATTGTTTGCTATGGGGATGTATTTAAAGCCAACATATCTATTGTTACTTGTAATAAAATTGGCAATTCGGGGCCTTACAGTCAATATAAAAAATTTAAAGATACGGCCCGTAAACATGGCGTGGATTTCTTCTACGAGACTAACGTAGGAGCCGGTTTACCAATCATCCGCACCCTGAAAGATTTAATGAGCAGTGGCGACCGGGTACAAAAAATTGAGGCTATTTTGTCGGGTACTATTTCATACATCTTTAATAATTTTAAGGGTTATGTCAGCTTTCATGATGTGGTAAAAACCGCGCAGGAAAAAGGTTATACTGAACCTGACCCGCGCGATGATTTGAGTGGTAAAGATTTTATGCGCAAAATACTCATCCTGGCCCGTGATGCCGGTTACCCGATGGAAGCCGAAGAGGTGCAAATTGAAAACATGCTGCCACAAGCCTGCCTGGATGCTCAAACCGTTGATGATTTCTATGCAGCGCTGAAAGCTGAAGATGCCTACTTCAACAACCTGAAACAACAAGCCGAAAGCAGCGGCAAAGTACTGCGCTACATTGGCAAGTTGGATAATGGTCAGGCATCCATTACCCTGCAAATGGTTGATGAAAGCCATCCGTTTTTCAGCATGTCGGGCAGTGATAATATCATTGCGTTTACGACTGATAGGTATCGCGAGCGACCTATGGTAGTAAAAGGCCCAGGTGCAGGTGCCGAAGTAACCGCCGCCGGTGTATTTGCCGATTTAATTAATGTAGGAGCGAATTAG
- the rsgA gene encoding ribosome small subunit-dependent GTPase A — MQGIVTKSTGSWYQVQTPEGNRYDCRIKGKFRIQGLTTTNPIAVGDQVDFDLEPELQQGVINKLHPRKNYIIRKSINLSKQAQIIAANLDQAFLVVTLASPRTSLGFIDRFLVTAEAYDIPASLVFNKLDMFSEEGLEILAEYKSIYENLGYPCYEVSALKGTNIPQLVTQLKDKITLFSGHSGVGKSSLMNAILPDLQLRTMEVSEWSDKGMHTTTFAEMYDLPGGGAIIDTPGIRELGIIDIDQQELSHFFPEMRDRMHSCRFHNCRHINEPGCAVLEALENGEIEPSRYESYLSMYHGNDTRA; from the coding sequence ATGCAGGGTATCGTCACTAAATCAACCGGCAGCTGGTATCAGGTACAAACACCTGAAGGAAACCGGTATGACTGCCGTATCAAAGGTAAGTTCCGTATTCAGGGGCTCACCACCACCAACCCCATTGCTGTGGGCGACCAGGTAGATTTTGACCTGGAGCCTGAATTACAGCAAGGGGTCATTAACAAACTGCATCCACGCAAAAATTATATTATCCGCAAATCCATCAACCTGTCTAAACAAGCACAAATTATTGCAGCCAATCTTGATCAGGCTTTTTTGGTAGTTACTTTGGCTTCCCCGCGTACTTCGCTGGGGTTTATTGACCGCTTTTTGGTAACTGCCGAAGCTTATGATATTCCGGCCTCGTTGGTGTTTAACAAGCTCGATATGTTTAGTGAAGAAGGGTTGGAGATACTGGCCGAGTACAAAAGCATTTATGAAAACCTGGGTTATCCATGTTATGAGGTATCAGCCTTAAAGGGCACCAACATTCCGCAATTAGTAACGCAGCTAAAAGATAAAATTACTTTGTTTTCCGGGCACTCAGGCGTCGGTAAATCCAGCTTGATGAATGCCATACTACCTGATTTGCAACTGCGTACCATGGAAGTATCCGAATGGAGCGATAAAGGCATGCACACCACCACTTTTGCCGAAATGTACGATCTGCCTGGTGGCGGTGCTATTATTGATACGCCCGGTATACGTGAGTTGGGGATTATTGATATTGACCAGCAGGAACTCAGCCACTTCTTTCCTGAAATGCGTGATCGTATGCATAGCTGCCGTTTTCATAATTGCCGGCATATCAACGAACCCGGCTGCGCTGTACTGGAAGCTCTAGAAAATGGTGAAATTGAACCCTCCCGCTACGAAAGTTACCTGAGCATGTATCATGGTAATGATACCAGAGCATAA
- the dtd gene encoding D-aminoacyl-tRNA deacylase: MRAILQRVTSASCTVDGQVTGQINTGFLILLGIEDIDTIEDVQWLAQKIVGMRVFGDENGLMNKSLADIDGRILLISQFTLFAQTKKGNRPSFIRAAKPDKAIPLYEQMITTLTSLTGHDTATGIFGADMKISLVNDGPVTIIMDTKNRE, from the coding sequence ATGCGCGCTATACTACAACGAGTTACCAGTGCATCCTGCACGGTTGATGGTCAGGTTACTGGCCAAATTAATACAGGGTTTTTGATTTTGCTAGGCATTGAAGATATTGATACCATTGAAGATGTGCAATGGCTGGCTCAGAAGATTGTAGGCATGCGGGTATTTGGTGATGAAAACGGATTGATGAATAAATCTCTGGCTGATATTGACGGTCGTATTCTGCTGATTTCACAGTTCACACTGTTCGCTCAAACTAAAAAAGGCAACCGACCTTCGTTTATTCGTGCGGCTAAGCCTGATAAAGCCATTCCGTTGTATGAACAGATGATTACCACACTGACCTCTTTGACCGGTCATGATACAGCCACTGGTATTTTTGGTGCCGATATGAAGATTAGCCTGGTCAATGATGGGCCGGTCACTATCATTATGGACACGAAGAATCGTGAATGA
- a CDS encoding nucleotide pyrophosphohydrolase, producing the protein MTIEEAQQLVDRWINTTGIRYFNELTNTAILMEEVGEVARIMARQYGEQSFKKSDTEVNLADEMADVLFVLICLANQTGINLTEALEKNLEKKSIRDADRHRNNEKLK; encoded by the coding sequence ATGACGATTGAAGAAGCACAGCAACTGGTTGACCGCTGGATTAACACGACGGGTATCCGCTATTTTAATGAACTGACCAATACCGCTATTTTAATGGAGGAAGTGGGCGAAGTAGCCCGCATTATGGCCCGGCAGTATGGCGAACAATCCTTCAAGAAATCTGATACCGAAGTAAACCTGGCTGATGAAATGGCTGATGTGTTGTTTGTGCTGATATGTCTGGCTAATCAAACTGGCATTAATCTAACGGAGGCACTGGAGAAAAATCTGGAAAAGAAAAGCATCAGGGATGCCGACCGGCATCGGAACAACGAAAAGCTAAAATAA